One part of the Rhodococcus oxybenzonivorans genome encodes these proteins:
- a CDS encoding aldehyde dehydrogenase family protein — translation MTSTTGVQALKELIEPERLLIDGSWVPSVEGASFPAIDPGTGEQVARVAEGSEADVDSAVAAARRSFDDARWLRLSGLQRSVILWRIAETLENRTDELAALESLDAGMPVSQARLMVGEAIDQFRYFAGWADKVEGKSVEIGPADMRFQGYTRKEAVGVAALIVPWNAPIVAIAQKLAPALAAGCSCVLKPSEEASLTALAVGRLVLDASLPPGVVNVVTGFGPRVGAPLAAHPGVDKVSFTGSTQVGRQIVQAAAGNLKKVSLELGGNSAMIVLPDADLDTVIPGVGIGIFWNSGQICTSGSRLFVHRDIADEVADGVAEFSRNLKVGYGADPDADLGPLISQRHLDRVNGYVESGIAAGARVVRGGRRIGDRGYFYEPTVVVDADPSMAMIREEIFGPVLGVMKFTDIDAAVAAANDTEYGLAGSVWTRDVARAHSIAHRLRASRIGINVHRAGGVQMPVGGYKQSGWGRENGAEALTEYLETKSVVTRLSD, via the coding sequence CCGAGGGTTCCGAGGCTGACGTCGACTCCGCGGTGGCCGCCGCCCGCCGCTCCTTCGATGACGCCCGGTGGCTACGGTTGTCGGGCCTGCAACGGTCGGTGATTCTGTGGCGCATCGCCGAGACCCTGGAGAACCGGACCGACGAACTCGCCGCACTGGAGAGCCTGGACGCGGGCATGCCCGTCTCGCAGGCACGCCTGATGGTCGGCGAGGCGATCGATCAGTTCCGGTACTTCGCCGGGTGGGCCGACAAGGTCGAGGGCAAGAGCGTCGAAATCGGCCCCGCCGATATGCGTTTTCAGGGATACACCCGCAAGGAAGCGGTCGGGGTGGCGGCGCTGATCGTGCCGTGGAACGCGCCCATCGTCGCGATCGCACAGAAACTGGCCCCCGCGCTCGCCGCGGGGTGCTCGTGCGTGCTCAAACCGTCGGAGGAGGCGTCACTCACCGCGTTAGCTGTGGGCCGACTGGTCCTCGACGCGAGCCTGCCGCCCGGCGTCGTCAACGTCGTCACCGGATTCGGGCCCCGGGTCGGCGCTCCCCTCGCCGCGCACCCCGGCGTCGACAAGGTGAGCTTCACCGGGTCGACCCAGGTCGGCAGGCAGATCGTGCAGGCCGCCGCGGGCAACCTCAAGAAGGTCTCGCTCGAACTCGGCGGCAATTCGGCGATGATCGTGCTGCCGGATGCGGATCTCGATACCGTGATCCCCGGCGTCGGGATCGGGATCTTCTGGAACTCCGGCCAGATCTGCACGTCCGGCTCCCGGCTGTTCGTCCACCGCGACATCGCCGACGAGGTGGCCGACGGGGTCGCCGAATTCAGCCGAAACCTGAAGGTCGGTTACGGCGCCGACCCGGACGCCGATCTGGGCCCCCTCATCTCGCAGCGCCACCTCGACCGGGTGAACGGATACGTCGAGAGCGGGATCGCGGCCGGCGCCCGGGTTGTGCGCGGCGGCAGGCGAATCGGCGACAGAGGCTACTTCTACGAGCCGACCGTGGTGGTCGACGCCGACCCCTCGATGGCGATGATCCGCGAGGAGATCTTCGGCCCGGTGCTCGGCGTCATGAAGTTCACCGACATCGACGCGGCGGTCGCCGCCGCCAACGACACCGAGTACGGCCTCGCCGGCAGCGTCTGGACGCGGGACGTCGCCCGCGCCCACTCGATCGCTCATCGGCTGCGGGCGAGCCGGATCGGCATCAACGTCCACCGCGCGGGCGGTGTGCAGATGCCTGTCGGCGGTTACAAGCAGTCCGGCTGGGGCCGTGAGAACGGTGCCGAGGCGCTCACCGAGTACCTCGAGACGAAGTCCGTGGTCACCCGTCTCTCCGACTGA
- a CDS encoding MFS transporter: MTSTKDGTAKAGLRPYQLATVFFCMFLNMLDGYDVLVMGFAMPHLPEGFATNPQKGYLISAALAGMAVGAIGLARFADVIGRRRVLLAGLAANTLGLAASALSTGFATLLVTRFVTGIAIGTISVVIIVLCQEAVPPNRRSVALGLVMIGYPIGTMLAGFAGAGLLSVAGGAWQGMFWIGSALGVLSFVVTAAFLRESEDFLARKGAKEPSDPVVATPGGAARLLGRELRSRTVLLAFGYSMLTAGYYFVSAWTPQLIKDASGDAGSGALAGIMISFGAVVGGCLFGAFGLRFPGARIALVTSVVSAVAIAGFALTLQGPFALAMAGLLGGGTYAALSGYTSTSTAVYPVLARAKGYGAMMGVARGGAILSPIVAGYALSVMTPRTMYLAVIVPLVLAAVVAAALMRVTRAVETGASNVEPRTLVAPE, from the coding sequence ATGACCAGTACGAAGGATGGGACGGCGAAGGCGGGTTTGCGCCCGTATCAGCTTGCGACCGTGTTCTTCTGTATGTTCCTGAACATGCTGGACGGCTATGACGTCCTCGTGATGGGTTTTGCGATGCCGCACCTACCGGAAGGGTTTGCTACCAATCCGCAGAAGGGCTATCTGATCAGCGCCGCGCTCGCCGGTATGGCGGTGGGTGCGATCGGCCTCGCCCGCTTCGCGGATGTCATCGGCCGACGCCGCGTCCTGTTGGCCGGCCTGGCCGCGAACACCTTGGGACTGGCGGCGTCGGCGCTCTCTACCGGTTTCGCGACGCTCCTCGTGACCCGGTTCGTCACGGGTATCGCGATCGGGACCATCAGCGTCGTCATCATTGTTTTGTGCCAGGAAGCCGTCCCGCCCAACCGTCGAAGTGTGGCGCTCGGACTTGTGATGATCGGGTACCCGATCGGCACAATGCTCGCCGGCTTCGCCGGCGCGGGACTCCTCTCGGTGGCGGGTGGAGCATGGCAGGGCATGTTCTGGATCGGGTCGGCGTTGGGAGTCCTGTCGTTCGTGGTGACCGCCGCGTTCCTCCGCGAATCGGAGGACTTTCTTGCGCGGAAGGGTGCGAAGGAGCCGTCCGATCCGGTGGTCGCCACACCGGGGGGTGCGGCCCGTCTTCTCGGCAGGGAGCTGCGATCTCGCACCGTGCTCTTGGCGTTCGGGTATTCGATGCTCACGGCTGGCTACTACTTCGTGAGCGCCTGGACACCGCAGCTCATCAAGGACGCCAGTGGTGACGCGGGCAGCGGCGCTCTCGCCGGCATCATGATCAGCTTCGGTGCGGTCGTCGGGGGATGCTTGTTCGGCGCGTTCGGATTGCGGTTTCCCGGGGCGCGGATCGCGCTCGTCACGTCAGTCGTGTCCGCCGTGGCAATCGCGGGTTTCGCGCTTACGCTCCAGGGCCCGTTCGCACTGGCAATGGCCGGGTTGCTCGGCGGCGGCACCTACGCGGCGCTGTCCGGGTACACCTCGACTTCGACGGCGGTCTACCCCGTGCTCGCACGCGCCAAGGGATACGGCGCGATGATGGGCGTCGCGCGCGGCGGAGCCATTCTGTCGCCGATCGTCGCCGGTTATGCGCTCAGCGTGATGACGCCCCGCACGATGTACCTCGCGGTCATTGTGCCTCTCGTGCTGGCGGCGGTGGTGGCGGCGGCCCTCATGCGCGTCACCCGTGCGGTCGAGACTGGGGCGTCGAACGTGGAACCCCGAACGCTGGTCGCTCCGGAGTAA
- a CDS encoding GntR family transcriptional regulator produces the protein MALNDRSRRQQLPEEVATYVREMIISGEVRAGDFLRIERIAEAVGVSTTPVREGLLALRSEGFVEMVPRRGFVVAPFTKQDVRDLFWAQAQLAGELAARAAKNITPQQIVELEGILQQHQEAIAQGDTERIASLGHAFHRKINLTADSPRLARLLGSVVTNLPNRFYATIEGHITTTQEEHPVLLEALRKHAAKRAKTLMESHILDGADHLIDELEQRGLWDADDEANVG, from the coding sequence ATGGCCCTGAATGACAGATCAAGGCGACAGCAACTTCCAGAGGAAGTTGCCACATACGTACGCGAGATGATCATTTCCGGCGAGGTGCGTGCAGGCGATTTCCTCCGCATCGAGCGGATCGCCGAAGCCGTGGGAGTCAGCACGACGCCCGTGCGAGAGGGACTCCTTGCGCTCCGGAGCGAAGGATTCGTCGAGATGGTTCCCCGGCGCGGCTTCGTCGTAGCCCCGTTCACGAAGCAAGACGTGCGCGACCTCTTCTGGGCACAGGCGCAGCTGGCCGGCGAACTGGCCGCCCGGGCCGCGAAGAACATCACACCCCAGCAGATCGTCGAGCTCGAAGGCATCCTTCAGCAGCACCAGGAGGCGATTGCCCAGGGCGACACGGAACGTATCGCCTCCCTCGGCCACGCGTTCCACCGCAAGATCAACCTGACCGCGGACTCTCCGCGCCTTGCGCGCCTCCTGGGCTCCGTCGTCACGAACCTTCCCAACCGCTTCTACGCCACCATCGAAGGCCACATCACCACCACGCAGGAGGAGCACCCCGTCCTCCTCGAGGCCCTGCGCAAGCACGCGGCCAAGAGAGCGAAAACTCTCATGGAATCGCACATCCTGGACGGCGCAGATCACCTGATCGACGAACTGGAGCAGCGCGGGCTGTGGGATGCCGACGACGAGGCGAACGTAGGCTGA
- a CDS encoding low temperature requirement protein A, whose translation MVGEARRTHRDVSPLELFFDLVFVLAIGQLTHHLVEHLTWRGAAETLVALVAVCGVWAFTTFEVTLLDIEHTATRAVTITVMGLGLFMNAGIGHAFDDSPWLFVMPMLLALVGPAAYAAATAPTSRLRTHFVHVLIWFAVSAPFWVAGAALDPKWRLWCWAVAALIDLTGTWFAHPVPSGTTRTQQLPFDAEHMLERMRLFLIILLGETVLTLGRVIAAHHSDALTLVLAAGCFVALVCLWAAYFGRAERLVENHIAVTENPIRSVHIGINVIYGVVTGLVMFAAGSELVLAHIGDAQAGVGGVLMLAGPAIYLLSHAIYFRITTGTGWVARAVGAALLGMAAIAAYVLPAYVVVIMLVVILLVLAIHLNKDTNHEPISKPLLP comes from the coding sequence ATGGTCGGCGAAGCGCGCAGGACACACCGTGACGTCTCCCCGCTCGAGCTCTTTTTCGATCTGGTCTTCGTACTGGCGATCGGTCAGCTCACGCACCATCTCGTCGAGCATCTGACGTGGCGTGGCGCAGCCGAGACTCTGGTGGCGCTTGTCGCGGTGTGCGGCGTCTGGGCATTTACCACCTTCGAGGTCACCCTGCTCGACATCGAGCACACCGCCACGAGGGCCGTCACGATCACGGTGATGGGCCTCGGCTTGTTCATGAACGCCGGCATCGGACACGCATTCGACGACAGTCCGTGGCTCTTCGTGATGCCCATGCTGCTGGCCCTGGTCGGCCCCGCCGCCTACGCGGCTGCCACCGCCCCGACGTCCCGCTTGCGCACTCACTTCGTGCATGTGCTGATCTGGTTCGCCGTCTCGGCGCCGTTCTGGGTGGCCGGTGCCGCACTCGACCCGAAATGGCGTCTCTGGTGCTGGGCGGTGGCCGCGCTCATCGATCTCACCGGCACCTGGTTTGCACACCCCGTGCCGAGCGGCACGACGCGAACGCAGCAACTTCCATTCGACGCCGAGCACATGCTCGAGCGCATGCGACTGTTCCTCATCATCCTGCTCGGCGAGACCGTACTGACTCTGGGACGTGTGATCGCAGCTCATCACTCCGATGCACTCACACTCGTACTTGCCGCGGGTTGCTTCGTCGCCCTCGTCTGCCTGTGGGCGGCATACTTCGGTCGTGCCGAACGGTTGGTGGAAAACCACATCGCCGTCACCGAGAATCCGATTCGATCCGTGCACATCGGGATCAACGTCATCTACGGCGTCGTCACCGGCCTCGTCATGTTCGCGGCAGGTAGCGAGTTGGTGCTCGCCCACATTGGTGACGCCCAAGCCGGTGTGGGCGGTGTGCTGATGCTCGCGGGTCCGGCGATCTACCTACTCTCACACGCAATCTACTTCCGCATCACCACCGGAACCGGGTGGGTCGCGCGCGCAGTGGGTGCCGCTCTTCTCGGTATGGCGGCGATCGCAGCGTATGTGCTACCGGCTTATGTCGTCGTCATCATGCTGGTCGTCATCCTGCTCGTGCTGGCCATTCACTTGAACAAAGACACGAACCATGAGCCCATATCGAAACCTCTGCTCCCCTGA
- a CDS encoding HpcH/HpaI aldolase/citrate lyase family protein — protein MKPYRSMLFVPGHKPSWADKGLASGADALILDLEDSVPAADKDEARLVVADTIGRLHADGVRADLWVRPNASVSGIQGKDLEAVIRPGLAGLFLPKVFDAEELVRIDAVVSHIEAREGLEAGSVGLIVSYETAVSMAHCEEMAAATPRISSLLGATGPSADVGRELGFEFTPAGLETLYLRSRIVLAARAAGLHHPVAGVWQDIKDLDGARQFCLDNKQLGYRGMVCIHPSHIAIANEVFTPSADQVDFYRRMIEAFKVAEAAGSAAVDFEGQHIDIAHVKTAEGIIEQAEAIAAYA, from the coding sequence ATGAAACCGTACCGTTCCATGCTGTTTGTGCCCGGACACAAGCCGAGCTGGGCCGACAAGGGTCTCGCCTCTGGTGCCGACGCCCTGATCCTGGACCTGGAGGACTCGGTGCCCGCCGCAGACAAGGACGAGGCGCGTCTGGTTGTCGCCGACACCATCGGCCGTCTGCATGCCGACGGTGTTCGCGCCGACCTGTGGGTGCGGCCCAACGCGTCCGTGTCCGGAATACAGGGCAAGGACCTCGAGGCTGTGATCCGGCCGGGTCTGGCCGGCCTGTTCCTGCCCAAGGTTTTCGACGCCGAGGAACTGGTGCGTATCGATGCGGTGGTGTCACACATCGAAGCACGGGAAGGCCTCGAAGCCGGCAGCGTGGGGCTGATCGTGAGCTACGAGACGGCGGTCTCGATGGCGCACTGCGAGGAGATGGCCGCCGCCACCCCGCGCATCAGCAGCCTGCTGGGCGCCACGGGACCCAGCGCGGACGTAGGCCGCGAGCTGGGGTTCGAATTCACCCCGGCCGGCCTGGAGACGCTGTACCTCCGGAGCCGAATCGTTCTCGCAGCCCGCGCGGCCGGCCTGCACCACCCCGTTGCCGGCGTGTGGCAGGACATCAAGGACCTCGACGGTGCCCGGCAGTTCTGCCTGGACAACAAGCAGCTCGGATATCGCGGCATGGTGTGCATTCACCCCTCACACATCGCCATTGCCAACGAGGTGTTCACGCCGTCCGCCGATCAGGTGGACTTCTACCGCCGCATGATCGAGGCGTTCAAGGTGGCCGAGGCGGCAGGCAGTGCGGCCGTCGACTTCGAAGGGCAGCACATCGATATCGCACACGTGAAGACCGCCGAGGGCATCATCGAGCAGGCGGAAGCCATCGCGGCATACGCCTGA
- a CDS encoding CaiB/BaiF CoA transferase family protein → MQHKPLEGIRILEIGGYIALPFGTSMLCALGAEVVKVERPVVGEDFRRHQNDGSPYFRQYNTGKRSLSVDLKSAEGVALVKALIPHFDVVLENLRPGKVAAMGLGPEDCRALRPDIVYGSVTGFGAGGPLANRPAYDTIGHAFGGLYSLFSDGDHPQLAGGLSADLVTGLSTATGVLAALVGRLKTGKPQRMETSIMEAVSALTVDGITQSFELGKNPARTSRHPQAQNFCVPTSTGEYLAVHLSSSQKFWHALCRAMDRMDLTEDPRFAEYRPRESNYFELVPIVEAEFAKQAKDYWEKVLTEADVPFAPVLSMTGYLEHEQVEHLKLVEWQPDGLPLIRPPWTFDGERPDRGARAPRVGSDTRAVASEVLPAEKIDALIESGVLFADES, encoded by the coding sequence ATGCAGCACAAGCCACTCGAGGGTATTCGGATACTCGAGATCGGGGGGTATATTGCGCTCCCGTTCGGGACGTCGATGCTGTGCGCGCTCGGCGCCGAGGTGGTCAAGGTCGAGCGCCCGGTAGTGGGCGAGGACTTCCGGCGGCACCAGAATGACGGCAGCCCATACTTCCGGCAGTACAACACCGGGAAACGCAGTCTGTCGGTCGACCTGAAGTCGGCAGAGGGCGTCGCCTTGGTCAAGGCGCTCATACCGCACTTCGACGTGGTACTCGAGAATTTGCGCCCGGGCAAGGTGGCGGCGATGGGACTGGGTCCCGAGGACTGCCGCGCGCTCCGTCCCGACATCGTCTACGGCTCCGTCACCGGGTTCGGTGCCGGTGGCCCGCTGGCCAACCGCCCCGCCTACGACACTATCGGCCACGCATTCGGCGGTCTGTACTCGCTGTTCAGCGACGGCGACCACCCTCAACTGGCCGGTGGCTTGAGCGCAGACCTCGTCACGGGCCTGAGCACCGCCACCGGCGTCCTCGCGGCCCTGGTCGGGCGGCTGAAGACCGGCAAGCCGCAGCGGATGGAGACGTCGATCATGGAGGCGGTCAGCGCGCTCACCGTCGACGGCATCACCCAATCCTTCGAACTCGGCAAGAACCCGGCCCGCACAAGCAGGCACCCCCAGGCACAGAACTTCTGCGTCCCCACATCGACCGGCGAGTACCTCGCTGTTCACCTGTCGTCGTCGCAGAAGTTCTGGCACGCGCTGTGCCGCGCCATGGACCGGATGGACCTGACCGAGGACCCGCGGTTCGCCGAGTACCGCCCGCGGGAATCGAACTACTTCGAGCTTGTGCCGATCGTCGAGGCGGAGTTCGCCAAGCAGGCGAAGGACTACTGGGAGAAGGTCCTCACCGAGGCCGACGTGCCGTTCGCGCCCGTCCTGTCGATGACCGGCTACTTGGAGCACGAGCAGGTCGAGCACCTGAAGCTGGTCGAGTGGCAGCCAGACGGTTTGCCACTGATCCGCCCGCCATGGACCTTCGACGGTGAGCGGCCGGACCGCGGGGCCCGCGCCCCCAGGGTCGGCTCCGACACCCGAGCCGTGGCGAGCGAGGTGCTTCCCGCCGAGAAGATCGACGCACTAATCGAGTCCGGCGTCTTGTTCGCCGACGAGTCCTGA
- a CDS encoding aldehyde dehydrogenase: MSAQTELWQGQYDKLFIGGLWVQPASERTFEVISPATEQLVARIPECVEADIDAAVTAARKAFDKGPWPRMSLDERIGVLRKLSAELAAREGEAAALVSAEMGCPITLSTKMQSIGPRMLLDAFLDIAPTYPWSDTRTSASGNALVTREPVGVVAAVVPWNAPLLITMIKLAPALLAGCTMVVKPSPETPLDAYLLGDMLDKIGLPEGVVNIVPAQREVSEYLVRHPGIDKVSFTGSTAAGRRIASLCGQDLRRVTLELGGKSAAILLDDADLDAAVAAIRAVSLRNSGQVCSNKTRIVVARSRRDELHDRLLDLIGSMPVGDPFDPATEIGPMVSDRHRSRVEGYIADAKTSGASLLVGGGRPEGLDRGWYVEPTIFADVDPFAKIAQEEIFGPVLTVHTFDTEAEAIEIANNSEYGLNGSVFAADPEHALSVARYIRTGTVEVNGSPVGFTAPIGGFKNSGIGREAGLEGFDAYVELKSYGISAGLLGSLS, translated from the coding sequence ATGAGTGCGCAGACTGAACTGTGGCAGGGGCAGTACGACAAACTGTTCATCGGCGGACTGTGGGTGCAGCCGGCATCCGAACGCACCTTCGAGGTGATTTCCCCCGCCACCGAACAGCTCGTCGCGCGGATCCCGGAGTGCGTCGAGGCCGACATCGATGCTGCCGTCACCGCAGCCCGCAAGGCGTTCGACAAGGGCCCCTGGCCTCGGATGTCGCTGGACGAGCGCATCGGGGTTCTGCGGAAGCTCAGCGCGGAACTCGCAGCGCGTGAGGGCGAGGCGGCCGCGCTCGTCAGCGCGGAGATGGGGTGCCCGATCACCCTGTCCACGAAGATGCAGTCCATCGGCCCCCGCATGCTTCTCGACGCCTTCCTGGACATCGCGCCCACCTACCCGTGGAGCGACACCCGCACGTCCGCATCCGGCAACGCGCTGGTGACCCGCGAGCCGGTCGGCGTCGTCGCCGCCGTCGTACCGTGGAACGCTCCCCTGCTCATTACCATGATCAAGCTCGCCCCGGCGCTGCTCGCCGGCTGCACCATGGTCGTCAAGCCCTCCCCCGAGACACCCCTCGACGCGTATCTACTCGGTGACATGCTCGACAAGATCGGTCTGCCCGAGGGTGTCGTGAACATCGTCCCTGCCCAGCGCGAGGTCAGCGAGTACCTGGTGCGCCACCCCGGCATCGACAAGGTGTCATTCACCGGGTCCACGGCTGCGGGCCGTCGCATCGCCTCGCTCTGCGGCCAGGACCTGCGCCGCGTGACCCTCGAGCTGGGCGGCAAGTCCGCCGCCATCCTGCTCGACGACGCCGACCTCGACGCCGCCGTCGCCGCGATCCGCGCCGTGTCACTGCGCAACAGCGGCCAGGTGTGCAGCAACAAGACCCGCATCGTGGTGGCACGCTCGCGGCGCGATGAGCTCCACGACCGTCTGCTGGACCTGATCGGCTCGATGCCGGTCGGCGACCCGTTCGACCCGGCCACCGAGATTGGACCGATGGTCAGCGACCGTCACCGCAGCCGGGTCGAGGGCTATATCGCCGATGCGAAGACGTCCGGCGCCTCCCTGCTGGTGGGCGGCGGCCGCCCCGAAGGCCTCGACCGCGGCTGGTACGTCGAGCCCACGATCTTCGCCGATGTCGATCCCTTCGCGAAGATCGCGCAGGAGGAGATCTTCGGCCCGGTTCTCACCGTGCACACGTTCGACACCGAGGCCGAGGCCATCGAGATCGCCAACAACTCGGAGTACGGCCTCAACGGCTCGGTGTTCGCCGCCGATCCCGAGCACGCACTGTCGGTGGCCCGCTACATCCGCACCGGCACAGTCGAGGTCAACGGCAGCCCGGTGGGCTTCACCGCCCCGATCGGTGGTTTCAAGAACAGCGGCATCGGCCGCGAGGCCGGCCTCGAGGGCTTCGACGCCTACGTCGAACTCAAGTCATACGGCATCTCGGCCGGGCTGCTCGGTTCGCTTTCCTGA
- a CDS encoding MmgE/PrpD family protein encodes MGTLPPVEEAVARLVTDLTFDTIPADALAGARRLMQDQLALQVASASLPWSRAVLELTRAGHAPGKAHVAASGDQMSAADAAFVNATYGHGFEYDDAHRASSSHPGSCVISAALAVGEELGATMREVITGIVAGYEVYTRVGNLAAPELLERGFHPHGLLSNFGAAAVVAKMRGFDAETTVHALAIALSHASGTTEYTSSGGSIKRVHSGIGTRNGIRAAEMAAAGITGPTTFLTGGKGFYRTFVGRPVADDAATTFGLDKTFEITRIWIKPYCCCGINHAYIDGARHLAARVADIDSVLLGIQTGGDVIIGNKNANAYAPKILEHLQYSLPFQFALSTLGKGNGFSTHHAYLDGRLDIGVGSDVAALAQKVKIEVTPELDTAYPGRWVGDITVTYTDGTTENLFIDNPTGTAENPMSQDDLDAKFRDVISGSLGTERGDTLLRAIQSGDPDQPASDFAALLKV; translated from the coding sequence ATGGGCACCCTCCCACCCGTCGAAGAAGCCGTCGCCCGGCTCGTCACCGACCTGACCTTCGACACCATCCCCGCCGACGCACTCGCCGGCGCACGCCGCCTCATGCAGGACCAGCTCGCCCTTCAGGTCGCCAGCGCCTCACTGCCCTGGAGTCGGGCGGTGCTGGAGTTGACGCGCGCTGGTCACGCCCCCGGCAAGGCCCATGTCGCCGCCAGCGGCGACCAGATGAGCGCCGCCGACGCCGCCTTCGTCAACGCCACCTACGGCCACGGCTTCGAATACGACGACGCCCACCGGGCAAGCTCGTCACACCCTGGCAGCTGCGTCATCTCCGCCGCACTCGCCGTCGGCGAAGAACTCGGCGCCACCATGCGCGAGGTCATCACCGGCATCGTCGCCGGCTATGAGGTGTACACCCGTGTCGGCAACCTTGCCGCACCCGAACTCCTCGAACGCGGCTTCCACCCCCACGGGCTGCTGTCGAACTTCGGCGCGGCGGCCGTCGTCGCCAAGATGCGCGGCTTCGACGCCGAGACCACCGTCCACGCCCTGGCCATCGCGCTCAGCCACGCCTCCGGCACCACCGAGTACACCTCCTCCGGCGGCTCGATCAAACGCGTCCACTCCGGCATCGGCACCCGCAACGGCATCCGCGCAGCCGAGATGGCCGCCGCAGGCATCACCGGTCCGACGACCTTCCTCACCGGCGGCAAGGGCTTCTACCGCACCTTCGTCGGCCGCCCCGTCGCCGACGACGCCGCCACCACGTTCGGCCTCGACAAGACCTTCGAGATCACCCGAATCTGGATCAAACCGTACTGCTGCTGCGGCATCAATCACGCCTACATCGACGGCGCCCGCCACCTCGCTGCCCGCGTCGCCGACATCGACTCGGTACTCCTCGGCATCCAGACCGGCGGCGACGTGATCATCGGCAACAAGAACGCCAACGCCTACGCGCCCAAGATTCTCGAGCATCTGCAATACAGCCTGCCTTTCCAATTCGCCCTCTCCACACTCGGCAAGGGCAACGGCTTCTCCACCCACCACGCCTACCTGGACGGGCGACTCGACATCGGCGTCGGCAGCGATGTCGCCGCCCTGGCGCAGAAGGTCAAGATCGAGGTCACACCCGAACTCGACACCGCCTACCCCGGCCGGTGGGTCGGCGACATCACCGTCACCTACACCGACGGCACCACCGAAAACCTGTTCATCGACAACCCCACCGGCACCGCCGAGAACCCGATGTCCCAAGACGACCTCGACGCGAAGTTCCGCGACGTCATCTCTGGGTCACTCGGCACCGAACGCGGCGACACCCTGCTCCGCGCCATCCAGAGCGGCGATCCCGACCAGCCCGCCTCCGACTTCGCAGCCCTGCTGAAGGTCTGA
- a CDS encoding alpha/beta fold hydrolase, which yields MRAQTTARPIPVEFTGSGGVRLVGDRWETDDRLTDSTGGTVLLLHGGGQTRHSWDRTAARLAEHGWCALTLDSRGHGDSEWAAEYSAELFAADLEAVLAELGGRVVVVGASLGGRTGIVVAGERARSLAGLVLVDITHRIDRTGQRRVRDFLGAAPNGFASLDDASAAIDAFRGTPSRRRRSDGLRKNLRLREDGRWYWHWDPAFVGYADNRGNSDERQLADLATRITVPTLIVHGTRSEIVSRAAVDEMLALVPNSEAVEVDAGHMITGDDNEAFALHLESFLERALPPR from the coding sequence ATGCGCGCCCAGACCACAGCCCGGCCGATCCCCGTCGAGTTCACTGGATCCGGTGGGGTCCGCCTTGTCGGTGATCGGTGGGAGACCGACGATCGGCTGACCGATTCGACAGGGGGAACGGTCCTTCTCCTCCACGGCGGCGGCCAGACCAGGCACTCATGGGATCGCACGGCGGCGCGGTTGGCCGAGCACGGCTGGTGCGCACTCACTCTCGATTCGCGCGGGCACGGCGACAGCGAGTGGGCCGCCGAGTACTCGGCCGAGCTTTTCGCGGCCGACCTCGAGGCGGTACTCGCCGAACTCGGCGGCCGTGTCGTCGTCGTGGGCGCCTCGCTGGGTGGCAGAACGGGTATCGTCGTCGCGGGCGAACGCGCACGTTCCCTCGCCGGGTTGGTGCTGGTCGACATCACGCATCGGATCGACCGCACCGGCCAGCGGAGAGTCCGCGACTTCCTGGGCGCGGCGCCCAACGGGTTCGCCTCGCTCGACGATGCGTCCGCGGCCATCGACGCCTTTCGCGGTACGCCCTCCCGCCGTCGCCGCAGCGACGGGTTACGAAAGAATCTGCGTCTCAGGGAAGACGGTCGCTGGTACTGGCACTGGGATCCGGCGTTCGTCGGCTACGCGGACAATCGCGGCAATTCCGACGAACGGCAACTTGCCGACCTGGCCACTCGAATCACGGTTCCCACCCTGATAGTTCACGGGACGCGATCGGAGATCGTCTCGCGGGCGGCGGTCGACGAGATGCTCGCCCTGGTGCCGAACTCCGAGGCCGTCGAGGTGGACGCGGGGCACATGATCACCGGCGACGACAACGAGGCGTTCGCCCTGCACCTCGAAAGTTTCCTCGAACGGGCGCTCCCGCCGCGCTGA